The Sander vitreus isolate 19-12246 chromosome 5, sanVit1, whole genome shotgun sequence genome includes a region encoding these proteins:
- the mrpl1 gene encoding large ribosomal subunit protein uL1m, with amino-acid sequence MATCTRTLWRVVAGCQRQLLRAGGPAYTGVLRTALRNPPVRSFAAVKALRKDKKEDTEKEVKKEKRVIDDKDRHKPYGKTAWAPVDDVYVMRYYPRTIYNVADAIDMLKKFQMLDFTPHKQPIYIDLRLDMKLEKKKKVDPFVSMVHLPHPFKTEMNKVLVFTEDVNQAKVAQENGAVFAGGAELIQPILDDEISADFYVAVPDILPKLVPLKNKLRKKFPKSKRGSVSIDIPKMLELFKTGHEYMVESDCYIRTQIAMLDMSKEQIFANLQTILIDVCSHRPANMGPLIERAIIASHTSEALWFKSEDVLPKPVEEEK; translated from the exons ATGGCAACCTGCACGCGGACTCTATGGAGAG TTGTAGCAGGATGTCAGAGGCAGCTGCTGAGAGCCGGCGGTCCCGCCTACACAGGCGTCTTACGTACTGCACTGAGGAATCCACCTGTCAGGTCTTTCGCAGCTGTAAA GGCACTAAGGAAAGACAAGAAAGAGGACACGGAGAAAGAggtgaagaaagaaaagagggtCATCGATGACAAAGACAGACATAAGCCGTACGGCAAGACGGCGTGGGCGCCTGTGGATGACGTGTACGTTATGAGGTACTACCCCCGGACAATCTACAATGTGGCAGATGCCATCGACATGCTGAAGAAATTTCAGATGTTGGACTTCACTCCCCACAAGCAGCCTATTTACATCGATCTGAGGCTAGACatgaaattggaaaaaaag AAAAAAGTTGACCCCTTTGTCAGCATGGTGCACTTACCACACCCCTTCAAGACAGAGATGAAcaaagttttagtttttactgag GATGTTAATCAAGCTAAAGTTGCCCAGGAGAACGGAGCTGTGTTTGCTGGAGGAGCAGAGCTCATACAGCCG ATCTTAGATGACGAAATTTCAGCAGACTTCTACGTAGCGGTGCCAGATATACTGCCAAAGCTTGTACCGCTAAAAAACAAACTGAGGAAGAAGTTTCCAAAGAGCAAGAGAG GCTCCGTCAGCATTGACATTCCCAAGATGTTGGAGTTGTTTAAAACGGGTCACGAGTACATGGTGGAGAGCGACTGCTACATCAGGACCCAGATAGCTATG CTCGACATGTCCAAAGAACAAATCTTTGCCAACCTGCAAACTATCCTGATTGATGTTTGCTCCCACCGACCAGCTAATATGG gaCCTTTGATCGAACGGGCGATCATCGCCAGTCACACCAGTGAAGCTCTGTGGTTCAAGAGTGAAGACGTTTTACCGAAACCAGTAGAGGAGGAGAAATGA